TTCCTTTCAGCGCCGTCATCCAGAGGTTGTAGATCATCACTACAAACCCGATGATATACAAGGTACCACCTACACTGCGGAGGAAATAGAGCGGTGCGAGCTGGGTGACCGTTTCCAGGAAGTTAGGATATTTGAGTAAACCTTCCTGTGTGAATTCCTTCCACATGGCGCTCTGTACCCAGCCAGCCCAGTACATCGGTACCGTATAGAAAATGATCCCGAGGGTACCGATCCAGAAGTGGAAATTGGCCGCTTTTTGAGAATATAGGGGCCTGTTGTAAAGGCGCGGGAACAGCCAGTAAAGGATACCGAAAGTCAGAAATCCGTTCCAGCCAAGTGCGCCTACGTGCACATGCGCCACGATCCAATCGGTGTAATGGGCGATCGCGTTGACGTTTTTTAAGGAAAGCATCGGGCCTTCGAAAGTAGCCATTCCATAAGCCGTGATCGCCACGACCATGAATTTTAGTACCACATCTTCCCTTACTTTATCCCAGGCACCGCGGAGCGTCATCAACCCGTTCATCATCCCGCCCCAGGAAGGCGCGATCAGCATGATTGAAAAAACGGTCCCGAGCGTTTGCGCCCATTCGGGCAATGCGGTGTAAAGCAAATGGTGCGGCCCTGCCCAGATGTACAGGAATATCAGCGCCCAGAAGTGGACAATAGAAAGTCTGTAAGAATAAATCGGTCTGTTCGCTGCTTTTGGCAAAAAGTAATACATCAATCCTAAATACGGCGTGGTCAGGAAAAACGCGACCGCATTGTGTCCGTACCACCATTGCACCAGCGCATCCTGCACACCTGCATACACAGAATAACTTTTGAAAAGCGAAATCGGCAAGGCAATACTGTTCACCACGTGCAGCATCGCGACGGTTACAAAAGAAGCGATATAGAACCAAACTGCTGCGTAAATATGCTCGGTGCGGCGGTTGATCGTGGTCATAACGAGATTAACCAGCGCGGAAACCCACACAACAGCTATCGCAATATCGAAAGGCCATTCCAGTTCGGCGTATTCTTTGGAAGTGGTAATACCCATCGGCAGCGTAATCGCCGCGCCGACGATGATCGCCTGCCACGCCCAGAAGTGGAAACGGCTCAGAACCGGGCTCCACATCGGCGTGCGCAATACGCGCGGGGCAGAGTAGTAAAGTCCTGTGAAAAAGCCGTTTCCGACAAATGCGAAGATCACCGCATTGGTATGCAGCGGGCGGATACGGCTGAACGTGAGAAACGGCAGGTCCATGTTCAGGTTGGGGAATACGAGCTGAAATGCTGCCAGCAGGCCGACCAGCATACCGATCAGGCCGAAAAGTATCGTAGCAAAGGCGAAATTCCGGACGATCCTGTTGTCGTACTGAAATTCGTCCAGTTCAACCTGGGCCAGGTCCGGGTGGGGAATGTTTGACATGATTTGGAAGGAATTGGTAGTAAAATGTTGTTCAGGTGATTCAGGTTTACGGATTTGCGTTTTCGGGATTATCATCCAGCAGGATCCGCACGGAAGGCGTGTAATCGTCGTCGAAATGCCCCTTCCGGACCGACCAGATAAAAGCGCCCAGAAAGCCCAGGGCGACGATTAAACTGGCAAAAATTAAAAGATATAAGGCGCTCATTTGGAAGCTGCTGAATGTATTAATGGGTCAAAACTACGGGCGTGACGTTTCGTAAACCCTGACTTTCAAACCCGCCTGTTCATGATCTTCGTCACTTTTCGGGTTGCGCTGTCCGCTGCAATATTGCTCGCGGCTGTGGTGAAGGCCACGATGGTAATGGAACTTAAAGGCATTAAAATTGCGGCGATAACGGGCGATAATGCGCCGGTTACAGCAAAGGAAAGTCCGGCGATATTGTACAGAAGCGAAATTGCAA
This Dyadobacter sp. UC 10 DNA region includes the following protein-coding sequences:
- the ccoN gene encoding cytochrome-c oxidase, cbb3-type subunit I, with product MSNIPHPDLAQVELDEFQYDNRIVRNFAFATILFGLIGMLVGLLAAFQLVFPNLNMDLPFLTFSRIRPLHTNAVIFAFVGNGFFTGLYYSAPRVLRTPMWSPVLSRFHFWAWQAIIVGAAITLPMGITTSKEYAELEWPFDIAIAVVWVSALVNLVMTTINRRTEHIYAAVWFYIASFVTVAMLHVVNSIALPISLFKSYSVYAGVQDALVQWWYGHNAVAFFLTTPYLGLMYYFLPKAANRPIYSYRLSIVHFWALIFLYIWAGPHHLLYTALPEWAQTLGTVFSIMLIAPSWGGMMNGLMTLRGAWDKVREDVVLKFMVVAITAYGMATFEGPMLSLKNVNAIAHYTDWIVAHVHVGALGWNGFLTFGILYWLFPRLYNRPLYSQKAANFHFWIGTLGIIFYTVPMYWAGWVQSAMWKEFTQEGLLKYPNFLETVTQLAPLYFLRSVGGTLYIIGFVVMIYNLWMTALKGNLSETETAKAMPLNAIWHAPKSEYWHRRIFERKPMALTIFSLIAVAIGGMIEMIPTFLIKSNVPTIASVKPYTPLELQGRDIYVREGCYVCHTQMIRPFRSEIERFGEYSKSGEFVNDYPHQWGSKRTGPDLHRIGGKYPDSWHYNHMEDPTSMSPGSIMPRYGWLLENDLDTSSTKSKITAMQQLGVPYAKGFENEANADLHRQAKQIQESLKQSGIKTSDNKEIIALIAYMQRLGTDITRKE
- the ccoS gene encoding cbb3-type cytochrome oxidase assembly protein CcoS — encoded protein: MSALYLLIFASLIVALGFLGAFIWSVRKGHFDDDYTPSVRILLDDNPENANP